Proteins from a genomic interval of Indicator indicator isolate 239-I01 chromosome 1, UM_Iind_1.1, whole genome shotgun sequence:
- the LOC128973676 gene encoding G-protein coupled receptor 183-like, whose translation MAVEEAVFPPTNLTSSNQSSCNVHNYHFSAKVTFSLFYAVLLVFGACGNILALCITFQRRKKKLNSTNLYLVNLALSDALFTLALPGRIAYYILEFDWPFGDWFCRATAFIFYMNTYVGIYFMTCISVDRYIAVVRTKYPSRVQRMSRARGVCVLIWSLVFLQTAPLLLRPMTRKMGNKLTCMEYFNFEEIPKLPYLLLGACVLSFFLPVGIILVCYVRINLKLCQTAKENPLTVKNGHSYRAFIVILVVLLAVLLCFSPYHLNIVQFMVRKILYQPSCHEQQAFKTSLQVTVAFMNLNCCIDPIIYFFAFRGYKQRLLIVLKSGSKTHSESNSISQPPGSISV comes from the coding sequence ATGGCTGTTGAGGAGGCTGTGTTCCCACCTACCAACCTCACCTCCAGCAATCAGAGCAGCTGCAATGTGCACAACTATCACTTTTCTGCCAAAGtcaccttctccctcttctACGCTGTCCTGCTGGTGTTTGGTGCCTGTGGGAACATCCTGGCCCTTTGCATCACCTTCCAGCgcaggaagaagaaactcaATTCCACCAACCTCTACCTAGTGAACCTTGCCCTCTCTGATGCCCTCTTCACCCTAGCATTGCCAGGCAGGATTGCCTATTACATCCTGGAGTTTGACTGGCCCTTTGGGGACTGGTTCTGTCGGGCCACAGCCTTCATCTTCTACATGAACACCTATGTGGGCATCTACTTCATGACCTGCATAAGTGTAGACCGCTACATCGCTGTGGTGCGCACCAAATACCCCAGCAGGGTCCAGAGGATGAGCCGTGCCAGAGGAGTCTGTGTCCTCATCTGGTCCTTGGTGTTTCTGCAGACGGCACCACTGCTTCTGAGGCCCATGACACGGAAGATGGGGAACAAGCTGACATGCATGGAGTACTTCAACTTTGAGGAGATTCCCAAGCTGCCCTACCTGCTGCTAGGTGCTTGTGTGCTCAGCTTCTTCCTGCCTGTGGGCATCATCCTGGTGTGCTATGTGAGGATCAACCTCAAGCTCTGCCAGACGGCCAAGGAGAATCCGCTGACAGTGAAGAATGGGCACAGCTACCGGGCCTTCATCGTCatcctggtggtgctgctggccgTCCTGCTGTGCTTCAGTCCCTACCACCTCAACATTGTCCAGTTCATGGTCAGGAAGATCCTCTACCAGCCATCCTGCCATGAGCAGCAAGCCTTCAAGACATCTCTGCAAGTCACTGTGGCATTCATGAACCTCAACTGCTGCATCGACCCTATCATCTACTTCTTTGCCTTCCGGGGCTacaagcagaggctgctcaTTGTCTTGAAAAGTGGCTCCAAGACCCACTCTGAGAGCAACAGCATCAGCCAGCCTCCTGGTTCCATCTCTGTGTAG